The following coding sequences are from one Panicum hallii strain FIL2 chromosome 5, PHallii_v3.1, whole genome shotgun sequence window:
- the LOC112893333 gene encoding uncharacterized protein LOC112893333 gives MGGGGPRPGRELTDTVTTTTQPHSLTATPRSACHTHKKATQKWQSAAAPQASPLPCVTPTAGCSSLGSAGWPPCPEPMEAAAAVARRAGLLARARPGSRPRVRAWERGVGSAPPAARRRLLVASLGVGEPLPVQSSRGEEAVALEVLEDDDEANSTVPAGNLPYPDADEIALVPGSKMVRVKFVLKKQCAFGQQFLVVGDAPALGQWDPSKATALDWSEDHVWTAKTDLPANKLIEFKFLLRDASGHVCWQHGANRTLETTETTNILVVYEDWDHAMKQKVSEEEELSAGPEDVMFSDDLAGINGATLAHIIADENLKNQSAAVLADAPLQVVANETNQPKLMLDKDQTVLEELRGEAKTVAQKGRNGDGTTLCQEGAQLANRPPSILENDLAWAGKAMHQVLRILGFQIGTTKT, from the exons ATGGGAGGGGGAGGGCCCCGGCCCGGCCGCGAGCTAACTGACACGGTCACCACGACCACACAGCCGCACAGCCTGACAGCCACCCCGCGATCGGCGTGCCACACACATAAAAAAGCCACGCAGAAGTGGCAAAGCGCAGCGGCCCCGCAGGCAAGTCCACTGCCGTGTGTCACTCCTACCGCCGGCTGCTCTTCCCTCGGCTCTGCAGGCTGGCCGCCGTGTCCGGAACCGatggaagccgccgccgccgtggcgcgccGCGCCGGGCTGCTCGCGCGGGCACGGCCCGGCAGCAGGCCACGCGTGCGGGCGTGGGAACGCGGCGTCggctcggcgccgcccgccgccagaAGAAGGCTGCTCGTCGCGTCCCTTGGGGTCGGGGAGCCACTCCCCGTGCAATCATCCCGGGGTGAGGAGGCCGTGGCGCTGGAG GTGCTTGAGGATGACGATGAGGCGAACTCCACTGTTCCTGCCGGAAACCTGCCTTACCCCGACGCTGACG AGATCGCGCTAGTTCCCGGGAGCAAGATGGTCCGCGTCAAGTTCGTGCTGAAGAAGCAGTGCGCGTTCGGGCAGCAGTTCCTCGTCGTCGGCGACGCCCCAGCGCTGGGCCAGTGGGATCCGAGCAAGGCGACCGCTTTGGATTGGTCGGAAGACCACGTCTGGACGGCGAAGACG GATTTGCCGGCAAACAAGCTGATCGAGTTCAAGTTCTTGCTGCGAGATGCCTCGGGGCATGTTTGTTGGCAGCACGGCGCTAACAGAACCCTGGAGACGACTGAAACTACAAATATCTTGGTCGTCTACGAAGACTGGGATCACGCCATGAAACAGAAAGTATCGGAGGAGGAAGAGCTCTCGGCCGGGCCGGAAGATGTGATGTTTTCAGACGACCTTGCAGGAATCAATGGTGCAACCCTGGCACATATCATAGCGGACGAGAACCTGAAGAATCAGTCGGCAGCAGTATTAGCAGATGCTCCTCTGCAGGTGGTAGCAAATGAAACGAACCAACCAAAG TTGATGTTGGACAAAGACCAGACGGTTCTAGAAGAGCTCCGTGGAGAAGCAAAAACAGTAGCACAGAAGGGAAGGAACGGCGATGGCACTACCTTATGTCAGGAAGGCGCCCAGCTGGCAAATAGGCCGCCAAGTATATTAGAGAACGACTTGGCCTGGGCCGGAAAAGCCATGCATCAGGTGCTCCGGATCCTGGGTTTCCAGATCGGCACAACAAAAACATGA
- the LOC112893331 gene encoding RNA polymerase II C-terminal domain phosphatase-like 2 isoform X2, whose protein sequence is MSQRLRISKFQKSAVVVVGDEELHLVAMPTKSEKVPCFWCCSARSGLYASSVRMLNLRCLAIVFDLDETLIVANTMKSFEDRIEMLSRRMDVEDDPVRIAGMSAEIKRYIEDKELLKEFIDTDTVTDNGKIVGTHKEEVQPVSGGQERVLRPVIRLPDRNAILTRINPEIRDTSVFVKLRPAWEELRSYLTAKGRKRFEVYVCTMAERDYALEMWRLLDPEGNLISPQQLSERITCVKSGSKKSLQNVFRDRGCHPKMAMVIDDRLNVWDDKDQHRVHVVPAYIPYYAPQAEMANAVPVLCVARNVACNVRGGFFREFDENLLRKVFELFYENGLLDLPYAPDVGDYLVCEDTNFVPSNKDQAPIPEGMRGAEVEKRLNGQLYRGEQREGQQMSSSTRSPDDEGMSFRGTGAGRNVQPNGGALAIAPSVFVTVLQEIGRLCESKVEFRSTVSNGKSMQFSVEVLFSNEKIGVGIGKTRDEAQVQAAEKALQNLESSYLSFVAPIAGVPNRDSRKSPGSGNGFLEDVTCSDVDISMHEPSGSTLKQDHSNNLDKLSSVMSLIREHCLEDQNLVFRDEVQNSSPARIEEYHFQVELAGQILGRGSGSDRDIAKLLAAEEALKTLKSTSDPQIKKYLRPVRCNG, encoded by the exons ATGTCACAGAGATTGAGAATTTCTAAATTCCAGAAG AGTGCGGTGGTAGTGGTTGGAGATGAGGAGCTGCATCTAGTGGCAATGCCGACCAAGTCGGAAAAGGTGCCATGCTTCTGGTGCTGCTCAGCACGCTCTGGCCTCTATGCATCTTCAGTCAGGATGCTCAACCTGCGCTGCCTTGCCATTGTGTTTGATCTTGACGAGACCCTTATTGTTGCTAATACAATGAAGTCCTTTGAGGATCGGATTGAGATGCTTTCCCGCAGGATGGATGTTGAAGATGATCCTGTGAGAATAGCAGGGATGTCTGCAGAAATCAAGAGGTACATAGAGGACAAGGAGCTGCTCAAAGAATTTATTGATACCGATACAGTTACGGACAATGGCAAAATAGTTGGAACCCATAAGGAGGAGGTTCAACCTGTATCTGGTGGTCAGGAGCGTGTTCTTCGTCCTGTTATCAGACTGCCTGACAGGAATGCAATTCTGACTCGCATCAATCCGGAG ATTCGTGATACCAGTGTTTTCGTAAAGCTAAGGCCTGCTTGGGAGGAGTTGAGAAGTTACCTAACAgcaaagggaagaaaaagaTTTGAGGTGTATGTATGTACAATGGCTGAGAGAGATTATGCTCTTGAGATGTGGAGACTTCTTGATCCAGAAGGCAACTTGATAAGTCCGCAACAGCTTTCAGAACGCATAACTTGTGTAAAGTCAG GTTCCAAAAAGTCTCTGCAGAATGTCTTTCGAGATAGAGGATGCCATCCAAAGATGGCCATGGTAATTGATGACCGACTTAATGTTTGGGATGATAAAGATCAGCACAGGGTTCATGTTGTCCCTGCATATATTCCATACTATGCCCCACAAGCTGAG ATGGCAAATGCTGTTCCAGTTCTTTGTGTTGCAAGAAATGTTGCTTGCAATGTTCGTGGCGGGTTTTTCAG AGAGTTTGATGAGAATCTACTGAGGAAAGTGTTTGAACTATTCTATGAAAATGGGTTACTGGATCTTCCATATGCTCCAGATGTTGGTGACTACTTAGTCTGCGAG GATACTAATTTTGTTCCAAGCAATAAAGATCAGGCTCCTATACCTGAGGGCATGAGGGGAGCTGAAGTAGAGAAGAGATTGAATGGGCAG TTGTATCGGGGTGAGCAAAGGGAAGGACAGCAAATGTCATCCTCAACCCGTTCACCAG ATGACGAGGGGATGTCATTTCGAGGCACTGGAGCAGGTAGGAATGTCCAGCCGAATGGGGGTGCACTAGCAATAGCCCCCTCGGTATTTGTCACGGTGTTACAAGAAATCGGGCGACTATGTGAGTCCAAG GTGGAATTCAGATCTACTGTAAGCAATGGCAAAAGTATGCAATTTTCTGTAGAG GTTCTGTTTAGTAATGAAAAAATTGGAGTAGGCATCGGAAAAACAAGAGATGAAGCCCAAGTTCAAGCTGCTGAAAAAGCTCTCCAAAATTTGGAGA GCAGTTATTTGTCATTCGTTGCTCCTATTGCTGGAGTTCCTAACAGAGATTCAAGGAAGTCCCCTGGGAGTGGAAATGGCTTTCTGGAGGACGTTACTTGTTCAGACGTTGATATTTCCATGCACGAACCTTCTGGAAGTACATTGAAACAGGATCATTCAAATAATTTGGATAAGTTGTCATCTGTTATGAGTCTTATTAGAGAACAT TGCTTGGAGGACCAGAATTTAGTGTTTCGAGATGAAGTCCAGAATTCTAGCCCAGCCAGAATCGAAGAATACCATTTTCAG GTTGAACTAGCTGGACAGATTCTTGGGAGGGGTTCTGGTTCGGACAGAGATATTGCGAAGCTTCTG GCTGCGGAAGAGGCATTGAAGACCTTGAAATCAACTAGTGACCCACAAATTAAGAAGTATCTGAGACCTGTAAG ATGCAATGGCTGA
- the LOC112893334 gene encoding uncharacterized protein LOC112893334, producing MPLSHSPAATCQLLGPSRRTRLPTPCPRAGAAPAADAALLPPPLRAESLPRHVAVVMDGNARWARARGLPSAAGHEAGRRALEETVRLSRAWGVRALTAFAFSHENWSRPKVEVEFLMGLFERVIHERVAELLREGIRLRVIGDSSRLPVSLQKTAREAEEATRNNSQLDLTLAISYSGRRDIVQACRSLAQKVHDKALRPEDIDESLFADELETSPAAELPYPDLLIRTSGELRLSNFLLWQSAYSELFFTDTLWPDFGEDDYLEALVSFQSRARRFGVRKL from the exons ATGCCGCTATCCCACTCCCCGGCCGCTACCTGTCAGCTCCTCGGTCCCTCCCGCCGCACGCGCCTTCCCACGCCATGCCCGCGCGCCGGAGCAGCGCCGGCGGCCGATGCCGCGCTCCTCCCGCCCCCCCTGCGCGCGGAGTCGCTGCCGCGGCACGTGGCGGTGGTCATGGACGGGAACGCGCggtgggcgcgcgcgcgggggctgCCGTCCGCGGCCGGGCACGAGGCCGGCAGGCGCGCGCTGGAGGAGACGGTGCGGCTCTCCCGCGCCTGGGGCGTCCGCGCACTCACCGCCTTCGCCTTCTCCCACGAGAACTGGAGCCGGCCCAAG GTGGAAGTGGAATTCTTGATGGGGCTGTTTGAGCGGGTGATCCACGAGAGGGTCGCAGAGTTGTTGAG GGAAGGAATTCGGCTACGTGTTATCGGCGACTCCTCGAGACTGCCGGTCTCTCTACAGAAGACAGCAAGAGAAGCAGAGGAGGCCACAAGGAACAACTCCCAGCTGGACCTGACACTGGCGATCAGCTACAGCGGGCGGAGGGACATAGTGCAAGCATGCCGGAGCCTCGCGCAGAAGGTGCACGACAAGGCGCTCAGGCCGGAGGACATCGACGAGTCGCTGTTCGCCGACGAACTCGAGACGAGCCCTGCCGCCGAGCTCCCTTACCCGGACCTGCTCATCCGGACCAGCGGCGAGCTGCGGCTGAGCAACTTCCTGCTGTGGCAGTCGGCGTACTCGGAGCTCTTCTTCACGGACACGCTGTGGCCCGACTTCGGGGAGGACGATTACCTGGAGGCCCTGGTCTCCTTCCAGAGCAGGGCGAGGCGGTTCGGTGTCAGGAAATTGTAG
- the LOC112893331 gene encoding RNA polymerase II C-terminal domain phosphatase-like 2 isoform X3, which yields MPTKSEKVPCFWCCSARSGLYASSVRMLNLRCLAIVFDLDETLIVANTMKSFEDRIEMLSRRMDVEDDPVRIAGMSAEIKRYIEDKELLKEFIDTDTVTDNGKIVGTHKEEVQPVSGGQERVLRPVIRLPDRNAILTRINPEIRDTSVFVKLRPAWEELRSYLTAKGRKRFEVYVCTMAERDYALEMWRLLDPEGNLISPQQLSERITCVKSGSKKSLQNVFRDRGCHPKMAMVIDDRLNVWDDKDQHRVHVVPAYIPYYAPQAEMANAVPVLCVARNVACNVRGGFFREFDENLLRKVFELFYENGLLDLPYAPDVGDYLVCEDTNFVPSNKDQAPIPEGMRGAEVEKRLNGQLYRGEQREGQQMSSSTRSPDDEGMSFRGTGAGRNVQPNGGALAIAPSVFVTVLQEIGRLCESKVEFRSTVSNGKSMQFSVEVLFSNEKIGVGIGKTRDEAQVQAAEKALQNLESSYLSFVAPIAGVPNRDSRKSPGSGNGFLEDVTCSDVDISMHEPSGSTLKQDHSNNLDKLSSVMSLIREHCLEDQNLVFRDEVQNSSPARIEEYHFQVELAGQILGRGSGSDRDIAKLLAAEEALKTLKSTSDPQIKKYLRPVRCNG from the exons ATGCCGACCAAGTCGGAAAAGGTGCCATGCTTCTGGTGCTGCTCAGCACGCTCTGGCCTCTATGCATCTTCAGTCAGGATGCTCAACCTGCGCTGCCTTGCCATTGTGTTTGATCTTGACGAGACCCTTATTGTTGCTAATACAATGAAGTCCTTTGAGGATCGGATTGAGATGCTTTCCCGCAGGATGGATGTTGAAGATGATCCTGTGAGAATAGCAGGGATGTCTGCAGAAATCAAGAGGTACATAGAGGACAAGGAGCTGCTCAAAGAATTTATTGATACCGATACAGTTACGGACAATGGCAAAATAGTTGGAACCCATAAGGAGGAGGTTCAACCTGTATCTGGTGGTCAGGAGCGTGTTCTTCGTCCTGTTATCAGACTGCCTGACAGGAATGCAATTCTGACTCGCATCAATCCGGAG ATTCGTGATACCAGTGTTTTCGTAAAGCTAAGGCCTGCTTGGGAGGAGTTGAGAAGTTACCTAACAgcaaagggaagaaaaagaTTTGAGGTGTATGTATGTACAATGGCTGAGAGAGATTATGCTCTTGAGATGTGGAGACTTCTTGATCCAGAAGGCAACTTGATAAGTCCGCAACAGCTTTCAGAACGCATAACTTGTGTAAAGTCAG GTTCCAAAAAGTCTCTGCAGAATGTCTTTCGAGATAGAGGATGCCATCCAAAGATGGCCATGGTAATTGATGACCGACTTAATGTTTGGGATGATAAAGATCAGCACAGGGTTCATGTTGTCCCTGCATATATTCCATACTATGCCCCACAAGCTGAG ATGGCAAATGCTGTTCCAGTTCTTTGTGTTGCAAGAAATGTTGCTTGCAATGTTCGTGGCGGGTTTTTCAG AGAGTTTGATGAGAATCTACTGAGGAAAGTGTTTGAACTATTCTATGAAAATGGGTTACTGGATCTTCCATATGCTCCAGATGTTGGTGACTACTTAGTCTGCGAG GATACTAATTTTGTTCCAAGCAATAAAGATCAGGCTCCTATACCTGAGGGCATGAGGGGAGCTGAAGTAGAGAAGAGATTGAATGGGCAG TTGTATCGGGGTGAGCAAAGGGAAGGACAGCAAATGTCATCCTCAACCCGTTCACCAG ATGACGAGGGGATGTCATTTCGAGGCACTGGAGCAGGTAGGAATGTCCAGCCGAATGGGGGTGCACTAGCAATAGCCCCCTCGGTATTTGTCACGGTGTTACAAGAAATCGGGCGACTATGTGAGTCCAAG GTGGAATTCAGATCTACTGTAAGCAATGGCAAAAGTATGCAATTTTCTGTAGAG GTTCTGTTTAGTAATGAAAAAATTGGAGTAGGCATCGGAAAAACAAGAGATGAAGCCCAAGTTCAAGCTGCTGAAAAAGCTCTCCAAAATTTGGAGA GCAGTTATTTGTCATTCGTTGCTCCTATTGCTGGAGTTCCTAACAGAGATTCAAGGAAGTCCCCTGGGAGTGGAAATGGCTTTCTGGAGGACGTTACTTGTTCAGACGTTGATATTTCCATGCACGAACCTTCTGGAAGTACATTGAAACAGGATCATTCAAATAATTTGGATAAGTTGTCATCTGTTATGAGTCTTATTAGAGAACAT TGCTTGGAGGACCAGAATTTAGTGTTTCGAGATGAAGTCCAGAATTCTAGCCCAGCCAGAATCGAAGAATACCATTTTCAG GTTGAACTAGCTGGACAGATTCTTGGGAGGGGTTCTGGTTCGGACAGAGATATTGCGAAGCTTCTG GCTGCGGAAGAGGCATTGAAGACCTTGAAATCAACTAGTGACCCACAAATTAAGAAGTATCTGAGACCTGTAAG ATGCAATGGCTGA
- the LOC112893335 gene encoding pleckstrin homology domain-containing protein 1-like produces the protein MAASLWRAVMGTGAASEDADSAGGGVEFWRVPERAGWLTKQGEYIKTWRRRWFVLKQGRLFWFKDSTVTRASVPRGVIPVASCLTVKGAEDVLNRPYAFELSTPRETMYFIADTEKEKEEWINSIGRSIVQHSRSVTDAEVVDYDSRPGEK, from the coding sequence ATGGCGGCGAGCTTGTGGCGGGCGGTGATGGGCACCGGCGCGGCGTCCGAGGACGCCGActcagcgggcggcggcgtggagtTCTGGCGCGTCCCGGAGCGCGCGGGTTGGCTGACCAAGCAGGGCGAGTACATCAagacgtggcggcggcggtggttcgTGCTCAAGCAAGGGAGGCTCTTCTGGTTCAAGGACTCGACCGTCACGCGCGCCTCCGTGCCCCGCGGCGTCATCCCCGTCGCCTCCTGCCTCACCGTCAAGGGTGCCGAGGACGTGCTCAACCGGCCCTACGCCTTCGAGCTCTCCACCCCGCGGGAGACCATGTACTTCATCGCCGACAccgagaaggagaaggaggagtGGATCAACTCCATCGGCCGCTCCATCGTCCAGCACTCCCGCTCCGTCACCGACGCTGAGGTTGTCGACTACGACAGCCGCCCTGGCGAGAAGTGA
- the LOC112893331 gene encoding RNA polymerase II C-terminal domain phosphatase-like 2 isoform X1, with protein sequence MAAPRPLPLGAPGGGPGGSGGAAPAAGVSMRMFHGEVFLGEMEVFPMKQGGEGGLPFPSNEIRVSHLSPPSERCPPLAILQTIAPFSVRCKLQSKLMPPLPSLHRLYLTCFNEFKSAVVVVGDEELHLVAMPTKSEKVPCFWCCSARSGLYASSVRMLNLRCLAIVFDLDETLIVANTMKSFEDRIEMLSRRMDVEDDPVRIAGMSAEIKRYIEDKELLKEFIDTDTVTDNGKIVGTHKEEVQPVSGGQERVLRPVIRLPDRNAILTRINPEIRDTSVFVKLRPAWEELRSYLTAKGRKRFEVYVCTMAERDYALEMWRLLDPEGNLISPQQLSERITCVKSGSKKSLQNVFRDRGCHPKMAMVIDDRLNVWDDKDQHRVHVVPAYIPYYAPQAEMANAVPVLCVARNVACNVRGGFFREFDENLLRKVFELFYENGLLDLPYAPDVGDYLVCEDTNFVPSNKDQAPIPEGMRGAEVEKRLNGQLYRGEQREGQQMSSSTRSPDDEGMSFRGTGAGRNVQPNGGALAIAPSVFVTVLQEIGRLCESKVEFRSTVSNGKSMQFSVEVLFSNEKIGVGIGKTRDEAQVQAAEKALQNLESSYLSFVAPIAGVPNRDSRKSPGSGNGFLEDVTCSDVDISMHEPSGSTLKQDHSNNLDKLSSVMSLIREHCLEDQNLVFRDEVQNSSPARIEEYHFQVELAGQILGRGSGSDRDIAKLLAAEEALKTLKSTSDPQIKKYLRPVRCNG encoded by the exons ATGGCCGCGCCTCGCCCCCTGCCGCTGGGGGCCCCTGGAGGCGGGCCCGGTGGCAGCGgtggcgccgcccccgccgccggggTCAGCATGCGGATGTTCCACGGCGAGGTGTTCCTCGGCGAGATGGAGGTGTTCCCGATGAAGCAAGGGGGCGAGGGGGGCCTCCCGTTCCCCAGCAACGAGATCCGCGTCAGCCACCTCTCGCCGCCGAGCGAGAGGTGCCCGCCGCTCGCCATCCTGCAGACCATCGCGCCCTTCTCCGTGCGATGCAAGCTGCAGTCCAAGCTGATGCCTCCCCTCCCGAGCCTCCACCGCCTGTACCTCACTTGTTTCAACGAGTTCAAG AGTGCGGTGGTAGTGGTTGGAGATGAGGAGCTGCATCTAGTGGCAATGCCGACCAAGTCGGAAAAGGTGCCATGCTTCTGGTGCTGCTCAGCACGCTCTGGCCTCTATGCATCTTCAGTCAGGATGCTCAACCTGCGCTGCCTTGCCATTGTGTTTGATCTTGACGAGACCCTTATTGTTGCTAATACAATGAAGTCCTTTGAGGATCGGATTGAGATGCTTTCCCGCAGGATGGATGTTGAAGATGATCCTGTGAGAATAGCAGGGATGTCTGCAGAAATCAAGAGGTACATAGAGGACAAGGAGCTGCTCAAAGAATTTATTGATACCGATACAGTTACGGACAATGGCAAAATAGTTGGAACCCATAAGGAGGAGGTTCAACCTGTATCTGGTGGTCAGGAGCGTGTTCTTCGTCCTGTTATCAGACTGCCTGACAGGAATGCAATTCTGACTCGCATCAATCCGGAG ATTCGTGATACCAGTGTTTTCGTAAAGCTAAGGCCTGCTTGGGAGGAGTTGAGAAGTTACCTAACAgcaaagggaagaaaaagaTTTGAGGTGTATGTATGTACAATGGCTGAGAGAGATTATGCTCTTGAGATGTGGAGACTTCTTGATCCAGAAGGCAACTTGATAAGTCCGCAACAGCTTTCAGAACGCATAACTTGTGTAAAGTCAG GTTCCAAAAAGTCTCTGCAGAATGTCTTTCGAGATAGAGGATGCCATCCAAAGATGGCCATGGTAATTGATGACCGACTTAATGTTTGGGATGATAAAGATCAGCACAGGGTTCATGTTGTCCCTGCATATATTCCATACTATGCCCCACAAGCTGAG ATGGCAAATGCTGTTCCAGTTCTTTGTGTTGCAAGAAATGTTGCTTGCAATGTTCGTGGCGGGTTTTTCAG AGAGTTTGATGAGAATCTACTGAGGAAAGTGTTTGAACTATTCTATGAAAATGGGTTACTGGATCTTCCATATGCTCCAGATGTTGGTGACTACTTAGTCTGCGAG GATACTAATTTTGTTCCAAGCAATAAAGATCAGGCTCCTATACCTGAGGGCATGAGGGGAGCTGAAGTAGAGAAGAGATTGAATGGGCAG TTGTATCGGGGTGAGCAAAGGGAAGGACAGCAAATGTCATCCTCAACCCGTTCACCAG ATGACGAGGGGATGTCATTTCGAGGCACTGGAGCAGGTAGGAATGTCCAGCCGAATGGGGGTGCACTAGCAATAGCCCCCTCGGTATTTGTCACGGTGTTACAAGAAATCGGGCGACTATGTGAGTCCAAG GTGGAATTCAGATCTACTGTAAGCAATGGCAAAAGTATGCAATTTTCTGTAGAG GTTCTGTTTAGTAATGAAAAAATTGGAGTAGGCATCGGAAAAACAAGAGATGAAGCCCAAGTTCAAGCTGCTGAAAAAGCTCTCCAAAATTTGGAGA GCAGTTATTTGTCATTCGTTGCTCCTATTGCTGGAGTTCCTAACAGAGATTCAAGGAAGTCCCCTGGGAGTGGAAATGGCTTTCTGGAGGACGTTACTTGTTCAGACGTTGATATTTCCATGCACGAACCTTCTGGAAGTACATTGAAACAGGATCATTCAAATAATTTGGATAAGTTGTCATCTGTTATGAGTCTTATTAGAGAACAT TGCTTGGAGGACCAGAATTTAGTGTTTCGAGATGAAGTCCAGAATTCTAGCCCAGCCAGAATCGAAGAATACCATTTTCAG GTTGAACTAGCTGGACAGATTCTTGGGAGGGGTTCTGGTTCGGACAGAGATATTGCGAAGCTTCTG GCTGCGGAAGAGGCATTGAAGACCTTGAAATCAACTAGTGACCCACAAATTAAGAAGTATCTGAGACCTGTAAG ATGCAATGGCTGA